The genomic DNA GTGTAGGGCCATCCCATGGACGCCGTCCAGCTCAGCCTTCCCGCCTTGGTGCTCATCATCGCCGTGGCGCTCGCCTTCGACATGATCAACGGAATGCACGATGCGGCGAATTCCATCGCCACCATCGTCTCGACACGGGTCCTGCCGCCCAAGTGGGCCGTCGTCTGGGCGGCCTTCTTCAATTTCATCGCCTTCCTGTTCTTCGGCCTGCACGTGGCCAAGATGGTGGGCACGGGCATCGTCTCGCCCACGGTGGTCGATCCCTATCTGATCCTGGCCGCCTTGATCGGGGCCATCGCCTGGAACCTCATCACCTGGTGGATCGGTTTCCCTTCCTCCAGTTCCCATGCCTTGATCGGCGGACTGGTGGGCGCGGGGCTGGCCAAGGCGGGACTGGATGCCATCGTCGCCAAGGGTCTCGTCAAGACCACCGTCGCCATCTTCGCCTCGCCGATGACCGGCATGGTGCTGGCCCTGCTGCTGTTCGTATCGTTCTCCTGGCTGCTGCGCAACTCCCTGCCCTTCCTGGTGGACAGGCGTTTCCGCCAACTCCAGTTCGTCTCGGCCTCGCTCTATTCCCTGGGCCATGGGGGCAACGACGCCCAGAAGACCATGGGAATCATCGCCGTGCTGCTGTTCTCCCAGGGCTATCTGGGCGGCGAGTTCCACGTGCCGCTCTGGGTGGTTCTTTCGGCCCAGGCCGCGATGGGACTGGGGACGCTGATGGGCGGCTGGCGCATCGTCAGGACCATGGGCTCCAAGATCACCGACCTGAAACCCTATCAGGGTTTCTGTGCCGAAACGGCCGGCGCCATGACCCTGTTCGGTGCCACCTGGCTGGGCATTCCGGTTTCCACCACCCACACCATCACCGGCGCCATCGTCGGCGTCGGCATGGCCCGGCGGTCCTCGGCGGTGCGCTGGGGCCTGGCGGGGCGGATCGTCTGGGCCTGGGTCTTCACCATACCGGCGGCGGGCGCCATTTCCTTCGCCAGCCTGAAGGTTATCGACCTGATCCGCTGATCCCTGCGCTATAAATGGGCATGGAACGCCCCCTGCCCTTGCGCCCCGAGGTCCTGGTCCCCACCGCCGCACTCGCCGCGATGGCCCTGGCCCTGGCATGGCCGACGGATTCCTGGGTGCTGGATACGGACGGCTACCAGCGGCTCAACCGGGTGGTCCAGTTGCTGGAAGGCGGCGGGTGGTACGATGCCGTCTTCCACCGCAGCAACCCGCCGGACGGCGAGGTTCTGCACTGGACGCGCCCCCTTGACGCCCTGCTGGCCCTTTTCGCCCTGCCCTTGCTGCCTTTCGTTTCCGCCAGGGAAGCCTTGCTGTGGTCGTCGCCGGTTGCCATCCTGGTCCAGGGCTGGATCGGCGTGGCGGCCTTCGTCTGGGCCTTGCGCCCCTTCGTCCCATCGAAAAGCCTGGGTTACGCGGGGTTGCTGTTCGCCGTCCAGCCGGCCATCTTCGGGCGCGCCTTCATGCCCAACCAGCCGGACCACCACGGCCTCCTGATCCTGCTGTTCGCCTTTCTGCTGGGCGCGGCCTTGCGCATCGCCGCCGGAAAGGCCATGGACCGGACGGCTTTCCTGGGCGGCCTGGCCGGCGGCCTGTCCCTATGGGTCAGCCCGGAGACTCTCGCCCCCCTGGCCGTCTTCACCGGGCTCGCCGGCCTGGCCTGGCTGCGGGAAGGACGGCGCGAGCTTGCCCGCGACATGGTCCTGCTCTGGTCCGGACTGACCCTGGCGGTGGCCGTCTCCCTGCCCTTGGAACGCCCGCCGGCCGACCTGGGAGCGGTGGAATTCGACCGCCTGTCCCTGCCCCATCTCGGGCTGGCGGTGGCGGGTACCCTCGGCTGGTTCGCCCTGGCCCGGGCACCGGCGCTCGGGACCCGGGGCCGCATCGCGCTGGCCTTGTCCCTGGGGGGCGCGGCGGGCTTGGTCCTCCACCTAGCGTTTCCCGGCGTCCTGCTGGGACCGCTGGCGATGACGGACAAGTGGTTTGCCGCGATCTACAACGCGGCGACCCCGGAGAACCTGCCCCTCGTCTCCCGAAGCGGCTTCGATGCGGGCCCGGCCGCCTACGCGCTGGGCCTGCCGACGGCCGGACTGGCTATCCTGGCTTGGCGGGCCGTTCGGCAACCGACCGGGCCGTGGGGCGAGTTCTGGGTCCTTCTGGCCCTGCTTCCCTTCGCCATCATGGGCGCGGCCATGGTCCGCTGGGCCATTTACGCGGAGGTGCTGGCCGCCGCCGTCGTCCTGGTGGCCCTGGGGGCGCGGCTGACAGACCGTCCGTCCGTCCGCGGCCTCGTCCTTCTGGCGGCCGCGATGGGACCGGTCCTGGCGGGTGCCGTCCTCGACGGCCTGCGATGGGGGACGCCTCCCGCCAGACCCTTCGGATGCGACGTCGGCCCGGTCCTGCCGATCCTGAACGGCGCCTTCGGCGAGCGGCAGCGGACCATCCTGGCCGACGGCGAAGGGCCGCGACTCCTGTTCGACAGCCCGCACCGGGTGGTGACCATCGGCTTCCACCGGGACGCCCCGCGGGTGATGGCGATCTGGCGGGCCCTGGCGGCGCCGGACGACGGCCCTTTGCGAATTCTGGCGCGGGATCGGGGCGCCGAGTTGCTGCTGATCTGCCCCGGACAGGACAACCCGCTAGCCCCTCCGGCACCGCCCGCCCTCGCCGCCCGGCTTGCCGACGAAACCCCGGCCTGGCTGTGGCGCATCGAGATTCCCGGAGCCGGCCCCCGCGGCTACCGGCTGTTCGAGGTTCGAAAGCCCTAGTGCCGGGAGGCTTTACGCTCCACCCGCTTCTTGCGTATGTTCCGGCCATGGAACGTCCCTTGGCCCTGCGCGCCGAAGTCCTGGTCCCGACCGCTCTGGTGGCGTTGGCCGCGGCTCTTGCCGCCTGGACGGTGCCGGGCGTCTCGCCCTTTTCCTGGGTGCTCGATCTGGACGGCTACGTCCGCCTGAATCGGGTGGTCCAGTTGATCCAGGACCGCGACTGGTACGACGGCGTCATGCACCGGGTGAATCCGCCCATCGGCGAATCCTCCCACTGGACCCGCCCCGTGGACCTGCTGATCCTGCTGGCGGCGTCGCCCTTCCTTCCTTTCCTGCCGCTCCGCCAGGCGCTTCTGGCTGCGGCGCCCTTGGCGGCTCTGCTTGCCGTCTGGGGGACGGTCGCCGCCTT from Magnetospirillum sp. WYHS-4 includes the following:
- a CDS encoding inorganic phosphate transporter; this encodes MDAVQLSLPALVLIIAVALAFDMINGMHDAANSIATIVSTRVLPPKWAVVWAAFFNFIAFLFFGLHVAKMVGTGIVSPTVVDPYLILAALIGAIAWNLITWWIGFPSSSSHALIGGLVGAGLAKAGLDAIVAKGLVKTTVAIFASPMTGMVLALLLFVSFSWLLRNSLPFLVDRRFRQLQFVSASLYSLGHGGNDAQKTMGIIAVLLFSQGYLGGEFHVPLWVVLSAQAAMGLGTLMGGWRIVRTMGSKITDLKPYQGFCAETAGAMTLFGATWLGIPVSTTHTITGAIVGVGMARRSSAVRWGLAGRIVWAWVFTIPAAGAISFASLKVIDLIR